In a genomic window of Gammaproteobacteria bacterium:
- a CDS encoding CPBP family intramembrane metalloprotease encodes MTILDHLFILFFAIGVPMMTYKSYPMIKAELQKNSPGIREQLYKSASIQQWIVVSFLLGLYSYNERDLTAMGLSPVSDTAGTWFGFALVIAYVSFSVFILQNARAGGAWNIRLRRWISDMPGAEVGPTNDREMQWFVWVSLTAGICEELIYRGYMMWYFTSMSDPWIALLITSVLFGLNHVYQGVQGVLRTAAAGAVLAYVFLLTDSLLIPMLLHAVVDFYSGKMILHVRQTTSVNQRREL; translated from the coding sequence ATGACTATTCTTGATCACTTGTTTATATTGTTCTTCGCTATTGGCGTGCCGATGATGACGTATAAATCTTATCCGATGATCAAGGCCGAACTTCAGAAGAACTCACCGGGCATACGTGAACAGTTGTACAAATCTGCCAGTATTCAACAGTGGATTGTGGTCTCGTTCCTATTGGGACTGTATAGCTATAACGAACGTGATTTGACTGCTATGGGACTCTCGCCCGTGTCGGACACAGCGGGCACATGGTTTGGTTTTGCCCTGGTTATCGCTTACGTGAGTTTCTCGGTGTTTATTTTACAGAATGCGCGAGCGGGTGGAGCATGGAATATCAGGTTGCGACGCTGGATTTCCGACATGCCTGGCGCCGAGGTGGGGCCGACCAATGATCGCGAAATGCAATGGTTTGTGTGGGTGTCACTCACGGCAGGTATCTGTGAGGAGCTTATCTATCGTGGTTACATGATGTGGTATTTCACCAGCATGAGCGATCCGTGGATTGCATTGCTTATCACATCGGTTTTATTCGGCTTGAATCATGTCTATCAAGGTGTCCAGGGTGTGCTGCGAACAGCGGCTGCCGGCGCGGTTCTGGCGTATGTATTTTTGCTCACCGACTCCTTGCTGATACCGATGTTACTTCATGCGGTTGTTGACTTTTATAGTGGTAAAATGATTTTGCACGTGCGGCAAACAACAAGCGTCAACCAGAGGCGTGAGTTATAA